The Mugil cephalus isolate CIBA_MC_2020 chromosome 19, CIBA_Mcephalus_1.1, whole genome shotgun sequence genome has a window encoding:
- the LOC124996792 gene encoding heat shock protein 30-like, with translation MLCSHGFQSAFSPLMDFYCPVRSLWPEVRPLFYQQNLLQRNLQELRSSLQLMDKLQHQILEETEPFQSGVAVQPVSYQLDKEGEHFGLTLDTRGFSPEELSVRQVGRKLRVSGKMEKKQEDQKGSYSYRLQEFRQEFDLPEGLNPQAVTCCLSPDGKLHIQAAKHPRVEEAERELTIKRSSEEETQQSVCSQEPHSSTETHNSTQDKPGHMD, from the coding sequence ATGCTGTGCTCTCATGGATTCCAGTCTGCCTTCAGTCCACTCATGGACTTCTACTGTCCTGTACGCAGTCTGTGGCCAGAGGTCAGACCTCTGTTCTACCAGCAGAATCTTCTGCAGAGAAACCTACAGGAGCTGCGCAGCAGTCTGCAGCTGATGGACAAACTTCAGCACCAGatcctggaggagacggagccTTTCCAAAGCGGTGTGGCAGTGCAACCGGTCTCCTACCAGCTggacaaagagggagagcaCTTTGGCCTGACCCTGGACACTCGAGGCTTTTCACCCGAGGAGCTGTCTGTCAGGCAGGTGGGCAGGAAGCTGAGAGTCAGCgggaagatggagaagaagcaggaggaccAGAAAGGCTCCTACTCTTACAGACTGCAGGAGTTCAGACAGGAGTTTGATCTGCCTGAAGGTCTGAACCCTCAAGCCGTCACCTGCTGCCTGTCCCCAGACGGAAAGCTCCACATCCAGGCAGCCAAACATCCACGTGTTGAGGAGGCTGAGAGAGAGCTGACCATCAAGAGGagctcagaggaggaaacacagcagagtgtgtgttcacaggaaccacacagcagcacagagacacacaacagcacacaagacaaacctggacaCATGGACTGA
- the LOC124996917 gene encoding heat shock protein 30-like, whose translation MLCSHGFQSTLSPLMDFYCPVRSLWPEVRPLFYQQNLLQRNLQELRSSLQLMDKLQHQILEETEPFQSGVAVQPVSYQLDKEGEHFDLTLDTRGFSPEELSVRQVGRKLRVSGKTEKKQEDQKGSYSYRLQEFRQEFDLPEGLNPQAVTCCLSPDGKLHIQAAKHPRVEEAERELTIKRSSEEETQQSVCSQEPHSSTETHNSTQDKPGHVD comes from the coding sequence ATGCTGTGCTCTCATGGATTCCAGTCTACCCTCAGTCCGCTCATGGACTTCTACTGTCCTGTACGCAGTCTGTGGCCAGAGGTCAGACCTCTGTTCTACCAGCAGAATCTTCTGCAGAGAAACCTACAGGAGCTGCGCAGCAGTCTGCAGCTGATGGACAAACTTCAGCACCAGatcctggaggagacggagccTTTCCAAAGCGGTGTGGCAGTGCAACCGGTCTCCTACCAGCTggacaaagagggagagcaCTTTGACCTGACCCTGGACACTCGAGGCTTTTCACCCGAGGAGCTGTCTGTCAGGCAGGTGGGCAGGAAGCTGAGAGTCAGCGGGAAGAcggagaagaagcaggaggaccAGAAAGGCTCCTACTCTTACAGACTGCAGGAGTTCAGACAGGAGTTTGATCTGCCTGAAGGTCTGAACCCTCAAGCCGTCACCTGCTGCCTGTCCCCAGACGGAAAGCTCCACATCCAGGCAGCCAAACATCCACGTGTTGAGGAGGCTGAGAGAGAGCTGACCATCAAGAGGagctcagaggaggaaacacagcagagtgtgtgttcacaggaaccacacagcagcacagagacacacaacagcacacaggACAAACCTGGACACGTGGACTGA
- the LOC124996737 gene encoding heat shock protein 30-like produces the protein MLCSHGFQSTLSPLMDVYCPVRSLWPEVRPLFYQQDLLQRNLQELRSSLQLMDKLQHQILEETEPFQSSVAVQPVSYQLDKEGEHFGLTLDTRGFSPEELSVRQVGRKLRVSGKTEKKQEDEKGSYSYRLQEFRQEFDLPEGLNPQAVTCCLSPDGKLHIQAAKHPRVEEAERELTIQRSSEEETQQSVCSQEPHSSTETHNSTQDKPGHMD, from the coding sequence ATGCTGTGCTCTCATGGATTCCAGTCTACCCTCAGTCCACTCATGGACGTCTACTGTCCTGTACGCAGTCTGTGGCCAGAGGTCAGACCTCTGTTCTACCAGCAGGATCTCCTGCAGAGAAACCTACAGGAGCTGCGCAGCAGTCTGCAGCTGATGGACAAACTTCAGCACCAGATCCTGGAGGAGACAGAGCCTTTCCAAAGCAGCGTGGCCGTGCAACCGGTCTCCTATCAGCTagacaaagagggagagcaCTTTGGCCTGACCCTGGACACTCGAGGCTTTTCACCCGAGGAGCTGTCTGTCAGGCAGGTGGGCAGGAAGCTGAGAGTCAGCGGGAAGAcggagaagaagcaggaggatgAGAAAGGCTCCTACTCTTACAGACTGCAGGAGTTCAGACAGGAGTTTGATCTGCCTGAAGGTCTGAACCCTCAAGCCGTCACCTGCTGCCTGTCCCCAGACGGAAAGCTCCACATCCAGGCAGCCAAACATCCACGTGTTGAGGAGGCTGAGAGAGAGCTGACCATCCAGAGGagctcagaggaggaaacacagcagagtgtgtgttcacaggaaccgcacagcagcacagagacacacaacagcacacaggACAAACCTGGACACATGGACTGA
- the stbd1 gene encoding uncharacterized protein stbd1, translating into MSPKNAVAAERRMDLASLFCMIGRHGPAVALAIIALVSVLAGFIIYRTVRGKRRKATYEAAESDSKSPAEDGDVPLVETEQERSRSAEDPRSPAESTDVSDKGSSDVKEDAGRILSDLKVRHRRTAANKKPPPYCSESISVPGNKDNTPTVHDCYEEAKAYTEEANQSLQSEEEMMKNAEDDHDSCMTARLVSSDSHKEEEKVLKDKCQGSKSVTTDKDVSDEKTNQVEGNTECVSNSLVCFEQNVHLSENRDDRPQVQETTPDNHDMESNLEHPVIPIKDVSIVCNNKDVEIEENGHHLEDIDYSDVCGSNCLSTGDETNRHQDQRDDVKDEMILPIQEGDRSNDHGGIGEVTADDEGQSNNLTAVEFNSQPLQTDKQQLQPEQQNENGHTCNQQDDVNRKMLTSSGEEHESPSVLLTSPLPCLNQLEKIDNVGDCQFGATANAKPEISGTMDFPDLSLDYQQPQSEMKEGVNVANLDIGTDLNIVVSDPSSLKEEFESEKNGTIVAKDSVECLVSSCYEEQQSNVMENIERIDSPPDAPVCDEVGFTASVISADVCDPNMSPSLQDTQSNQTHNNADFTKVTNTNQEMPVEVAESIEPQKCHIHLPSFEQTDLTWSSTGLGEESGISSMTVSPDLQDAGDDFAITPKKVVLPLMYHNPQSEEPTESQDSLFADDVAVINEDSVGVAFGSCASGFSQQPHSDNTDCVSDKSFLTNEDIFGHAIEDSYHREMDQFMEQMVDNVALTDEMKKEAGIKVDIEVVEIKEKVQMQRDTKTTVKVAGIKEKKEGTEEEEEEETEKTEISIMEATMDNNEWITDGNCQVLPWMNLSVPAFAQNHAKSEPLPSEEQQNSTSVADFPCEDVPPTTEVRQPESLATVDESTESNKRVVAVQPMPQNVNVTFRIHYLTQSPYQKVAITGNQQELGNWKDFIPLERDGDGHWSTVVSLPAESHVEWKFVVVDKGAVCRWEECGNRLLDTGYGDELLVHKWWGTL; encoded by the exons ATGTCGCCGAAGAACGCCGTGGCTGCTGAGAGGCGCATGGACCTGGCCTCTCTCTTCTGCATGATCGGGCGCCACGGTCCCGCCGTGGCTCTGGCCATCATAGCGTTGGTGTCCGTGCTGGCGGGCTTCATCATCTACCGGACGGTGAGAGGGAAGCGGAGGAAGGCCACGTACGAAGCCGCCGAGAGTGACAGCAAGAGCCCCGCAGAGGACGGAGACGTGCCGCTGGTTGAGACGGAACAGGAGCGGAGCAGGAGCGCGGAGGATCCACGCAGCCCCGCGGAGTCAACAG ATGTGAGTGATAAAGGCTCATCTGATGTGAAAGAGGATGCTGGTCGAATTCTGAGTGACCTCAAAGTCAGGCATCGCCGCACTGCTGCCAACAAGAAACCTCCTCCTTACTGTTCTGAGAGTATCTCAGTGCCAGGCAACAAGGACAACACTCCAACTGTTCACGACTGTTACGAAGAAGCAAAGGCATATACAGAGGAGGCAAATCAGAGCCTGcaaagtgaagaagaaatgatGAAGAATGCTGAAGATGACCATGATAGCTGTATGACAGCTAGGCTGGTTTCCAGTGACAGccacaaagaagaggagaag gTGCTGAAAGATAAATGCCAAGGAAGTAAGAGTGTGACAACAGACAAAGACGTTTCAGATGAGAAAACCAATCAAGTGGAGGGAAATACTGAGTGTGTCTCAAACAGTCTGGTGTGCTTTGAGCAAAACGTTCACTTGAGTGAAAACAGAGATGACAGACCACAAGTTCAGGAAACCACACCAGATAACCATGACATGGAGTCCAACTTGGAACATCCTGTCATTCCTATCAAAGATGTCTCTATTGTCTGTAATAACAAAGATGTAGAAATTGAGGAAAACGGTCACCATCTAGAGGATATTGATTACTCAGATGTTTGCGGCAGTAATTGCCTCTCTACAGGTGACGAAACTAATCGTCACCAAGACCAACGTGACGATGTGAAGGATGAGATGATTTTGCCCATTCAGGAAGGTGATCGGAGTAATGACCATGGTGGAATTGGTGAAGTGACTGCAGATGATGAAGGCCAATCGAATAATCTTACAGCTGTCGAATTCAACAGCCAGCCACTACAGACTGACAAGCAACAACTGCAGCctgaacaacaaaatgaaaatggcCATACCTGCAATCAACAGGATGATGTGAACAGGAAAATGCTAACGTCCTCTGGTGAGGAACATGAGAGTCCAAGTGTGTTACTCACATCTCCTCTGCCGTGTTTGAACCAGCTAGAAAAGATTGATAATGTAGGCGATTGTCAGTTTGGAGCAACAGCTAATGCAAAACCTGAAATCTCAGGCACCATGGATTTCCCTGATTTGTCATTGGACTATCAACAGCCccaaagtgaaatgaaagaagGCGTCAATGTCGCAAATTTGGATATAGGCACGGATCTTAATATTGTTGTCTCTGACCCATCATCTCTTAAGGAAGAATTTGAGAGTGAAAAGAATGGCACAATTGTAGCTAAAGATAGTGTGGAGTGCCTTGTGTCTTCTTGTTACGAAGAACAACAAAGTAATGTCATGGAGAACATTGAAAGAATTGATTCCCCTCCCGATGCCCCCGTTTGTGACGAGGTTGGCTTTACGGCATCTGTGATCTCTGCTGACGTATGTGATCCTAACATGTCACCTTCCCTCCAAGACACACAAAGCAACCAAACGCATAATAATGCAGATTTCACCAAGGTTACCAATACCAATCAGGAAATGCCTGTCGAAGTGGCCGAGAGCATTGAACCTCAAAAGTGTCATATTCACTTGCCGTCATTTGAGCAAACTGATCTGACCTGGTCGTCGACTGGTCTTGGTGAAGAGAGTGGGATTTCAAGCATGACTGTCAGCCCTGACTTGCAAGATGCCGGTGATGACTTTGCCATCACCCCTAAAAAGGTGGTGCTCCCATTAATGTATCATAATCCACAGTCAGAAGAACCAACTGAAAGTCAGGACAGCCTCTTTGCTGATGATGTAGCTGTGATTAATGAAGATTCAGTAGGTGTGGCTTTTGGGTCCTGTGCATCAGGTTTTTCGCAGCAACCCCACAGTGACAATACAGACTGTGTTAGTGACAAGTCATTTTTGACCAATGAGGACATTTTTGGCCATGCGATTGAAGATAGTTACCACAGAGAGATGGACCAGTTTATGGAGCAGATGGTAGATAATGTTGCCTTAACCGATGAGATGAAAAAGGAGGCAGGCATAAAAGTTGACATTGAGGTCGTAGAAATTAAAGAGAAGGTGCAAATGCAGAGAGATACGAAAACCACTGTTAAGGTTGCAGGAattaaagagaagaaggaaggaacagaggaggaggaagaagaggaaactgaAAAGACTGAAATCAGTATCATGGAGGCAACTATGGATAATAATGAATGGATCACAGATGGTAACTGCCAAGTCCTTCCCTGGATGAACCTTTCTGTACCAGCTTTTGCGCAAAACCACGCAAAATCTGAACCACTTCCCAGTGAAGAGCAGCAAAACAGCACTTCTGTCGCAGATTTTCCTTGCGAAGATGTCCCACCAACCACTGAAGTCAGACAACCCGAGTCTCTCGCCACTGTTGATGAAAGCACAGAAAGTAACAAAAGGGTTGTGGCAGTGCAGCCCATGCCCCAGAACGTTAACGTGACCTTCCGCATCCACTATCTCACCCAGTCGCCGTACCAGAAGGTGGCCATTACAGGGAACCAACAGGAACTAGGGAACTGGAAGGACTTCATTCCACTAGAAAGAGACGGGGATGGGCACTGGTCCACCGTGGTCAGCCTGCCTGCAGAGAGCCATGTGGAGTGGAAGTTTGTGGTGGTGGATAAGGGTGCAGTTTGTCGCTGGGAGGAGTGTGGCAACCGCCTCCTGGATACAGGCTATGGAGACGAGCTGCTGGTGCATAAATGGTGGGGAACACTGTAA
- the LOC124996791 gene encoding heat shock protein 30-like — MLCSHGFQSTLSPLMDFYCPVRSLWPEVRPLFYQQDLLQRNLQELRSSLQLMDKLQHQILEETEPFQSGVAVQPVSYQLDKEGEHFGLTLDTRGFSPEELSVRQVGRKLRVSGKTEKKQEDQKGSYSYRLQEFRQEFDLPEGLNPQAVTCCLSPDGKLHIQAAKHPRVEEAERELTIKRSSEEETQQSVCSQEPHSSTETHNSTQDKPGHVD, encoded by the coding sequence ATGCTGTGCTCTCATGGATTCCAGTCTACCCTCAGTCCGCTCATGGACTTCTACTGTCCTGTACGCAGTCTGTGGCCAGAGGTCAGACCTCTGTTCTACCAGCAGGATCTCCTGCAGAGAAACCTACAGGAGCTGCGCAGCAGTCTGCAGCTGATGGACAAACTTCAGCACCAGatcctggaggagacggagccTTTCCAAAGCGGTGTGGCAGTGCAACCGGTCTCCTACCAGCTggacaaagagggagagcaCTTTGGCCTGACCCTGGACACTCGAGGCTTTTCACCCGAGGAGCTGTCTGTCAGGCAGGTGGGCAGGAAGCTGAGAGTCAGCGGGAAGAcggagaagaagcaggaggaccAGAAAGGCTCCTACTCTTACAGACTGCAGGAGTTCAGACAGGAGTTTGATCTGCCTGAAGGTCTGAACCCTCAAGCCGTCACCTGCTGCCTGTCCCCAGACGGAAAGCTCCACATCCAGGCAGCCAAACATCCACGTGTTGAGGAGGCTGAGAGAGAGCTGACCATCAAGAGGagctcagaggaggaaacacagcagagtgtgtgttcacaggaaccacacagcagcacagagacacacaacagcacacaggACAAACCTGGACACGTGGACTGA